Proteins encoded by one window of Salvia splendens isolate huo1 chromosome 14, SspV2, whole genome shotgun sequence:
- the LOC121765537 gene encoding pentatricopeptide repeat-containing protein At2g22070-like — MSNREKYTSILQTSIQTRCPSAVRLVHAGIIKSGLNFGVILMNHVMNAYAKTGLLFEARKVFDEIPVKNVSTHNTLLSAYAKQGRTRQALEIFDELPQPDSVSWTALIVGYNQKGRFGAALAMFMEMIKRGALPTEYTFTNILASCAVVEALDVGRKLHSFVVKLGLFRAVSVANSLLNMYAKSGDAATAVAVFERIELRNVSSWNAAITLYMQRGQVEEALAQFEQMEERDAISWNSMIAGYNQRGFDAKALGMFRGMLNESRFKPDKYTLASVLSACGNLKVLACGKQIHACIIRAEFDTSGPLGNALVCMYSKCGGVGIARKMLEACGMCTLNVIAFTALLDGYIKAGDVHPAREVFDSLQERDVVAWTAMIVGYAQNGHNNEATKLFKSMFEEGSVPNSYTLAAMLSVSSNLASLNHGGQIHAVAKKLGEMSSISVGNALISTYARAGNITSARKAFGLIQQRRDPVSWTSMITGLAQHGHGEEALELFEDMLLLEIKPDHITYVGVLSACTHMGLVEKGRSYFTKMIDIHGIMPTSSHCACMIDLYGRAGLLNEAQDFILNMTIEPDIIAWGSLLASCKAHKNLEVAAMAAEKMISIDPDNSGAYSALANVYSACGKWEEAAIIRKSMKDRKVKKEQGISWLQIKGEVHIFGADDALHPQRDAIDLRLTKIWEEIKKMGFVPDTDSVLHDLDEELKEQLLKHHSEKLAIVFGVMNTPEKSTLTIMKNLRVCNDCHSAIKYISKLVGREIVVRDATRFHHFRNGACSCRDYW, encoded by the coding sequence ATGTCGAATCGGGAAAAGTATACTTCCATTCTGCAAACAAGCATCCAAACCAGATGCCCTTCCGCAGTAAGACTAGTACACGCCGGCATAATCAAGTCCGGCCTCAACTTCGGAGTCATCTTGATGAACCATGTCATGAACGCATACGCGAAAACCGGGCTTCTCTTCGAAGCCCGCAAAGTGTTCGATGAAATTCCCGTCAAGAATGTTTCTACGCACAACACCCTCTTGTCAGCTTATGCAAAACAGGGAAGAACCCGCCAAGCTCTCGAAATATTCGACGAATTGCCGCAACCCGATTCCGTTTCCTGGACCGCTCTGATCGTTGGGTACAATCAAAAGGGTCGTTTCGGCGCTGCTCTAGCGATGTTTATGGAGATGATCAAGCGTGGCGCTCTACCCACTGAGTATACATTCACTAATATTCTCGCGTCGTGTGCAGTCGTTGAAGCTTTGGATGTGGGAAGAAAGCTGCATTCTTTCGTGGTAAAACTCGGCCTGTTCCGTGCAGTTTCTGTTGCCAATTCTTTGCTAAATATGTATGCAAAGTCGGGTGATGCAGCGACAGCTGTGGCTGTGTTTGAGAGAATTGAGCTCAGAAATGTTTCAAGTTGGAATGCAGCCATCACATTGTATATGCAGAGAGGTCAGGTGGAAGAGGCGTTGGCTCAATTCGAGCAAATGGAGGAACGTGATGCGATCTCTTGGAATTCAATGATTGCAGGCTACAATCAGCGTGGCTTTGATGCCAAAGCTCTGGGAATGTTCAGAGGAATGCTCAACGAGTCTAGGTTCAAACCCGACAAGTACACACTGGCGAGTGTGCTTTCGGCTTGTGGAAATCTGAAAGTGTTAGCATGTGGGAAGCAAATTCATGCTTGTATTATTAGAGCTGAGTTTGACACATCTGGACCTCTTGGGAATGCGTTGGTGTGCATGTACTCAAAATGTGGCGGCGTTGGGATAGCTAGGAAGATGCTTGAGGCGTGTGGGATGTGTACTCTCAATGTCATTGCGTTTACAGCTTTATTGGATGGATACATCAAGGCTGGAGATGTGCATCCGGCTAGGGAGGTCTTTGATTCCTTGCAAGAACGTGATGTGGTGGCGTGGACAGCTATGATTGTGGGGTATGCTCAAAACGGGCACAACAATGAGGCGACTAAGCTCTTCAAATCAATGTTTGAGGAAGGGAGTGTGCCCAATAGTTACACCCTTGCAGCTATGTTGAGTGTGAGTTCAAATCTTGCTTCTTTAAACCACGGGGGGCAAATCCACGCGGTTGCAAAGAAATTGGGGGAAATGTCATCTATTTCTGTGGGAAATGCGTTGATCAGCACGTATGCAAGGGCTGGCAACATCACATCTGCAAGAAAGGCATTCGGATTGATACAACAAAGAAGAGATCCAGTCTCGTGGACTTCAATGATCACCGGTTTAGCCCAACACGGGCATGGTGAGGAGGCATTGGAGCTCTTTGAGGATATGCTGTTGCTGGAGATTAAACCGGACCATATAACCTATGTTGGGGTGCTATCAGCTTGCACGCACATGGGATTGGTCGAGAAAGGGCGTAGCTACTTCACAAAGATGATAGATATCCATGGAATCATGCCAACCTCTAGCCATTGTGCTTGTATGATTGATCTATATGGTAGAGCTGGACTTTTGAATGAGGCTCAAGATTTTATACTTAACATGACAATTGAGCCAGATATCATAGCTTGGGGTTCACTTCTAGCGTCGTGCAAAGCTCACAAGAATTTGGAGGTTGCTGCAATGGCCGCCGAGAAGATGATTTCAATTGATCCAGACAACAGTGGAGCCTATTCAGCTCTAGCAAATGTCTACTCTGCTTGTGGGAAATGGGAAGAAGCAGCGATAATAAGAAAGTCGATGAAAGATAGGAAGGTGAAGAAAGAGCAAGGGATCAGCTGGCTGCAGATCAAAGGTGAAGTGCATATATTTGGTGCAGACGACGCTCTACATCCACAACGAGATGCAATTGATCTTAGATTGACAAAGATTTGGGAAGAGATCAAGAAGATGGGATTTGTTCCGGACACTGATTCAGTCTTGCACGATCTTGATGAGGAGTTGAAGGAGCAGCTTCTCAAACATCACAGTGAGAAGCTCGCTATCGTGTTTGGAGTGATGAATACACCGGAGAAGAGTACTCTGACTATCATGAAGAACCTTAGGGTGTGCAACGACTGCCACTCTGCTATCAAGTATATATCGAAGCTGGTTGGGAGAGAGATTGTTGTTAGGGATGCTACGCGCTTCCACCATTTCAGGAACGGGGCATGTTCGTGCAGGGACTACTGGTGA
- the LOC121765669 gene encoding uncharacterized protein LOC121765669, with amino-acid sequence MESKNYQASHYATQGDEQTLLQRLHQELYNLKFLIVDRARFAGLLHEMQPLGQEHSWQLLCYLTFGDMLKNDNDDVTLPCPPHLKEIGRSTAEKCKGLLLSLVVVGGLLIQETEKILLMLLQWGRVPTWRSWL; translated from the exons ATGGAGAGCAAGAACTACCAAGCAAGCCACTATGCCACTCAGGGCGATGAGCAGACGTTGCTCCAGCGCCTGCATCAAGAGCTTTACAATCTCAAGTTTCTAATCGTGGATCGCGCACGCTTTGCCGG TTTACTTCATGAGATGCAGCCGCTCGGGCAGGAGCACAGCTGGCAGTTGCTCTGTTATCTTACCTTCGGTGATATgctgaaaaatgataatgaTGATGTTACATTGCCCTGCCCTCCTCACTTGAAGGAAATTGGAAGATCGACCGCCGAGAAATGTAAAGGTCTTCTTCTGTCACTGGTTGTGGTTGGTGGTCTTCTCATTCAGGAGACAGAAAAGATACTGCTGATGCTGCTGCAATGGGGGAGGGTTCCTACTTGGAGATCTTGGCTATAG